The genome window CCATCTCCTCAAGGTGCATCAGGGTTTCCGCGTAGCCGGAAATGGCCGTCAGGGGAGTGCGCAGCTCGTGGGAGACGTTCGCCACGAAGTCCCTGCGCACGCGTTCAAGCCGCATGATGGCCGTGGCGTCGTATATGACGATCACCGCGCCCAGCGACTGGTTTTTTTCCACGGGCCGGGATATGTGCGCGACCAGAAAACGCCCGTCGCGCTCGAAGTGGACGGCCTCTTCACCATCCCGGGCGGCGGTTTTGCCCTGGAGTATCTCTTCGACGCGGCGCTGCAGGGCCGGGACAGGCAGAGCCTCGATGAGCTGTTTGCCCTCGGCTTCGGCGATGGCCGGAAACAGGGTGCGCATGGCCCGGTTATACCGCCGGATATTGCCCGTGGGGCCGAGAACCAGGATGCCTTCATGCATGCTTTCGAGAATGACCTCGAGTTGGGTGTGCTGGTCCGTGGTGGTGGTGACGTATTCCTCGATGTTCTCGGCCATTCTGTTGACGGCGTAGGCAAGGGGCAGGAATTCCCTGCCCGGCACCTTGAGGAGCCTGCGGCCGCCCTTGTTCTTGGCGATGGCCGCGACCACCTCCGCCATGGTGTCGATGCCGCCCCTGAACCGGCGGGTGATGTACACGGAGAGCAGCAGGCAGAGCGCCGCAACGCCTGCCAGCGTCAGGGTGAGGGCGGAGAGGTGTTTTTCGATATTGCGCCGGATGCCGGCCAGCGGCACGGCGAGGCGGAGCGTGCTCCCGTTCGCCATCCGCTGCGCCGCGTACACGGCGTCTATGCCGAGCGTGTTGCTGTGGCGGATGGAGACGCCCTGGCCGGTCGCAAGGGCCGCTTCTATTTCCGGCCTGTCGTTGTGGTTGTCCAGCTCCTGCAACGCCGGGCCTTCAAGGTGGGAATCGTGGATGACCTTGCCGTCCTTGTCGGCCACGGTCAGGCGCTCCCCCATTTCCTTGATCGTGCCCAGCACGGCGGTGATCTGCACGTCGTTCGCGCCCGCGTCCAGCATGCTTCTGATGGCCGTGACCTGCGCCATGGCCTGGCGGCTCTCCAGTTCCAGCCGGTCGTGGTACAAGGTGTTGCGGGAAAGGACGGCGGGCAGCGCGACGGCGATGACCGTCACCAGGGCGAAGGCCCAGAGAAGCCGGGCCTGCAAGGTGCCGCGAGTGGTTATCATGATTTGTTTCCTTTGGCCCGGTACCCGATGCCGCGAATCGTCTCGATCAAATCCGCTCCCTCGCCGAGTTTGGCCCGCAGCCGGCGGACGTGGGTATCCACGGTCCGGGAGTATCCTTCAAAACTGTGGCCCCAGACGGCCGTCAGGATCTGTTCCCTGTCTCTGACCTTGCCGAGGTTTTGCAACAGGTCTTCAAGAAGGCGGAATTCCGTGACGGTCAGGTCCACGTCCGCGCCGTCCACCCGGACGGTGTGGCTGACCGGGTCCAGCGTTATGGGGCCGCAGTGCAGCACGGCGGGTTTGGCCTCGGCGTTCCCGCGTTTGAGCACCGCGCGGATGCGCAAGGCGACTTCCCGCAGGCTGAACGGCTTGACGATGTAGTCCGCGGCCCCCAGCTCCAGCCCGACGATGCGGTCGACTTCCTCGCCCTTGGCCGTCAGCATGATGACCGGGATATCGGCCGTTGCCGGGTCCCGCTGCATCTGCCTGCACACGCCGAGCCCGTCCATGCCGGGCAGCATCAGGTCCAGGATGACCAGGTCCGGCCGCTTCATGGCCGCCAGGCTGAGGGCGGTCACGCCGTTATCCGCCTCGAGGACCGTGAACCCTTCCCGCGCCAGGCTGTAGGCAAGCAGTTCCCGGATATCCTTTTCGTCTTCCACGATGAGAATTGTCGCTTCCGCCATGAAGCCGCTCCCGTTTGAAAATACTGTCCACGCCGTCGTACGGTTGTCACAATGCCCATGAAGTGCGGCGATAGTACGGAGGTTGCGTGACGATTGTGTGACAAAACCGTCATCAGGAAACCATGGTTCCGTAACACGGATGTAACACAAGAACGCCATAGTCTCCCCAACGCGGCACCGCGACGAGCGCTGTGACCGCATTGTTACCATGCACTCAAAGGAGTAATCTATTTATGAAACGCATCGCAATAGCTCTTTCAC of uncultured delta proteobacterium contains these proteins:
- a CDS encoding Sensory box histidine kinase encodes the protein MITTRGTLQARLLWAFALVTVIAVALPAVLSRNTLYHDRLELESRQAMAQVTAIRSMLDAGANDVQITAVLGTIKEMGERLTVADKDGKVIHDSHLEGPALQELDNHNDRPEIEAALATGQGVSIRHSNTLGIDAVYAAQRMANGSTLRLAVPLAGIRRNIEKHLSALTLTLAGVAALCLLLSVYITRRFRGGIDTMAEVVAAIAKNKGGRRLLKVPGREFLPLAYAVNRMAENIEEYVTTTTDQHTQLEVILESMHEGILVLGPTGNIRRYNRAMRTLFPAIAEAEGKQLIEALPVPALQRRVEEILQGKTAARDGEEAVHFERDGRFLVAHISRPVEKNQSLGAVIVIYDATAIMRLERVRRDFVANVSHELRTPLTAISGYAETLMHLEEMDPAHRNFAAIIHKHAQALGRVISDLLALTRIEDAKEKIPLAPVLPEQPLHEAMRLCADLAASRRVRFAVELEDGVSVMGNASLLTQVFRNLFENACRYSPEGGEIVVSGRVTGKEMLFSVKDQGPGIPQEELTRIFERLYQVKKQRNSGSSGIGLAISKHIIERHGGTIWAESPYQGFATAMLFTLPVAGNT
- the phoB gene encoding DNA-binding response regulator in two-component regulatory system with PhoR (or CreC) (Evidence 2a : Function of homologous gene experimentally demonstrated in an other organism; Product type r : regulator), coding for MAEATILIVEDEKDIRELLAYSLAREGFTVLEADNGVTALSLAAMKRPDLVILDLMLPGMDGLGVCRQMQRDPATADIPVIMLTAKGEEVDRIVGLELGAADYIVKPFSLREVALRIRAVLKRGNAEAKPAVLHCGPITLDPVSHTVRVDGADVDLTVTEFRLLEDLLQNLGKVRDREQILTAVWGHSFEGYSRTVDTHVRRLRAKLGEGADLIETIRGIGYRAKGNKS